A single Meles meles chromosome 20, mMelMel3.1 paternal haplotype, whole genome shotgun sequence DNA region contains:
- the LOC123932647 gene encoding uncharacterized LOC729966 homolog isoform X2: MAASQLPLPLLLLALVLLSGNFSSLLHGKTQLTRAHRSGENYSNPHNSLSSETPPLTQPNSSTNSTNSGLMSASTQPTHSSPVSPGSELTPTSHSGPPSSSTLTLPWSSTSPSPRTEPSSMPSATSDETSVTKDPAPAGGKGEHSFLGKDSKKAPGPGGCFSLGRGGVHC; the protein is encoded by the exons atggcagcctcccagctgCCTCTTCCACTTCTGCTGCTGGCTCTGGTGCTGCTGTCCGGGAATTTCTCTTCACTGCTGCATGGGAAG acTCAACTGACCAGAGCCCATAGGTCAGGGGAAAACTACTCGAACCCCCACAACTCTTTAAGTTCAGAGACACCGCCCCTCACCCAACCCAACTCCAGCACCAACTCCACAAATTCAGGGCTGATGTCTGCCTCCACACAACCCACTCACTCGAGTCCTGTCTCCCCCGGTTCAGAGCTTACCCCTACCTCCCACTCCGGCCCCCCAAGTTCCTCCACCCTGACCCTGCCTTGGAGCTCCACTTCTCCCAGCCCCAGAACAGAGCCCTCCTCCATGCCCTCAGCGACCAGTGATGAGACCTCCGTGACCAAAGACCCTG cacCAGCAGGAGGGAAAGGCGAGCACAGCTTCCTGGGAAAGGACTCAAAAAAAGCTCCGGGCCCTGGTGGGTGTTTCAGtcttgggaggggtggggtccaTTGCTGA
- the LOC123932647 gene encoding uncharacterized LOC729966 homolog isoform X1 produces the protein MAASQLPLPLLLLALVLLSGNFSSLLHGKTQLTRAHRSGENYSNPHNSLSSETPPLTQPNSSTNSTNSGLMSASTQPTHSSPVSPGSELTPTSHSGPPSSSTLTLPWSSTSPSPRTEPSSMPSATSDETSVTKDPAPGDSGAPELHRNPGVVVAVCLLVSVLLIGSVLMAVKCRHRGVSEF, from the exons atggcagcctcccagctgCCTCTTCCACTTCTGCTGCTGGCTCTGGTGCTGCTGTCCGGGAATTTCTCTTCACTGCTGCATGGGAAG acTCAACTGACCAGAGCCCATAGGTCAGGGGAAAACTACTCGAACCCCCACAACTCTTTAAGTTCAGAGACACCGCCCCTCACCCAACCCAACTCCAGCACCAACTCCACAAATTCAGGGCTGATGTCTGCCTCCACACAACCCACTCACTCGAGTCCTGTCTCCCCCGGTTCAGAGCTTACCCCTACCTCCCACTCCGGCCCCCCAAGTTCCTCCACCCTGACCCTGCCTTGGAGCTCCACTTCTCCCAGCCCCAGAACAGAGCCCTCCTCCATGCCCTCAGCGACCAGTGATGAGACCTCCGTGACCAAAGACCCTG ctccagGTGACTCTGGGGCTCCTGAGTTGCACAGGAACCCCGGCGTGGTGGTGGCTGTGTGTCTGCTGGTGTCTGTTTTGCTCATCGGGTCTGTGCTGATGGCAGTGAAGTGCCGCCACCGGGGTGTGTCTGAGTTCTAG